A DNA window from Candidatus Poribacteria bacterium contains the following coding sequences:
- a CDS encoding SMP-30/gluconolactonase/LRE family protein: MMKKMFWAMALSVLCVTISYGQYNGECWVVSKGDTVYKLYADGNADPQVIPNLPQATAAEVNPADGVVWIAVSAANTVYRYNPNTGDFKEISDINRPNQIAINPADGSAWIAGLDAVKKVSGDGAQVVAVIPAHEPAVAVNPKDGSAWITNARGPIARYDAAGNKVADAPPMGEPKGVTVDYEGNAWIADSQHSVLMRISASGQKLVEITDIPNPTSPRINVSDGSVWVVSQQSMLMNLGPDGGKRAEFLAGMAIVAISVSPADGGIWIADILGETFQGEISKWTSSGHALFKNPIPQPSSVSVGFWSGN; encoded by the coding sequence ATGATGAAGAAGATGTTTTGGGCAATGGCGTTGTCGGTTCTATGCGTTACTATCAGTTACGGACAATATAATGGAGAGTGTTGGGTCGTCAGTAAAGGAGATACAGTTTATAAATTATATGCCGATGGAAACGCCGATCCACAGGTTATTCCGAATCTACCCCAAGCAACCGCCGCCGAGGTGAATCCAGCAGATGGCGTTGTTTGGATCGCAGTTTCAGCGGCAAACACCGTCTATCGTTATAATCCAAACACCGGCGATTTTAAAGAGATTTCCGATATTAACCGTCCGAACCAGATCGCCATTAACCCCGCCGATGGTTCGGCATGGATCGCAGGACTTGATGCTGTTAAAAAAGTATCCGGTGATGGTGCCCAAGTTGTCGCTGTAATACCCGCCCATGAACCCGCAGTAGCAGTAAATCCTAAGGACGGTTCGGCATGGATAACAAACGCAAGAGGTCCTATCGCACGCTACGATGCTGCAGGAAACAAGGTCGCAGACGCACCACCGATGGGTGAACCCAAGGGTGTAACCGTTGACTACGAAGGAAATGCTTGGATCGCCGACAGTCAACATAGTGTTCTAATGCGGATTTCAGCGAGTGGACAGAAACTGGTGGAAATTACCGATATTCCGAATCCTACGTCACCGCGTATCAATGTTTCTGATGGAAGTGTCTGGGTTGTGTCACAACAGTCAATGTTAATGAACTTGGGACCAGATGGAGGCAAGAGAGCTGAGTTTCTTGCGGGAATGGCAATCGTGGCGATCAGTGTTTCACCCGCAGATGGCGGTATTTGGATAGCGGATATACTCGGAGAGACATTCCAGGGCGAAATTAGCAAATGGACATCAAGTGGACATGCGTTGTTCAAAAATCCGATCCCACAGCCTTCCTCAGTTTCCGTTGGGTTCTGGTCAGGAAACTAA
- a CDS encoding zinc ribbon domain-containing protein translates to MPIFEYHCNDCAAEFEILQRASDFSTTPKSPPKCPKCGASNSTKRFSAFATTGTQKETASDNAT, encoded by the coding sequence ATGCCAATTTTTGAATACCACTGCAATGATTGTGCAGCTGAATTTGAGATACTTCAACGCGCCAGTGATTTCAGCACAACTCCCAAATCTCCGCCAAAATGTCCGAAGTGTGGCGCATCGAATTCAACGAAACGCTTCTCTGCGTTTGCTACCACAGGCACGCAGAAGGAAACCGCCAGCGACAACGCAACCTGA
- the holA gene encoding DNA polymerase III subunit delta, whose product MSEVWRIEFNETLLCVCYHRHAEGNRQRQRNLSDSNWRQFAPMKQKPTKPAPNILREIQANKVLPVYLLCGEESFLIEGTLKQMLDHLLSPETRDFNLTFLDGTDITIREILSQVDLYPVMSKWRVVVVRDAPFFKTQQRTTPITLLRNAFKIEITDPQKSISTMAKVLEVSPQQIAELHFDFANAVEALTDELGTKLTDEERGFLQRLPGIAQQLDMLGTETGTSDDIDLLLEWLQADLPENSVLIFIVRGPVNQRNRLVKAIESVGRYRSFDPVEAGPSLNRDPLYKKVSEKFSEFNKQITPRAFTQLRTRTGGDMYTIAEAINKIIDFVGDKRQIDENDIQNIVTQNTFDSIFDLTDAIGRRSIGQALKSLHEVLASGQEPILVNSTITRQFRFALQAKLIADRKGIRPFRSRMSFSVFTQNIFQPLVEEVGRFLPKAATHNILKQNPYVAYKVFQTLHAFTAEELVVAIEKTLIVDIQLKTSEQNETGILEQLVCELCTTPR is encoded by the coding sequence ATGTCCGAAGTGTGGCGCATCGAATTCAACGAAACGCTTCTCTGCGTTTGCTACCACAGGCACGCAGAAGGAAACCGCCAGCGACAACGCAACCTGAGCGATTCCAACTGGCGGCAGTTTGCCCCAATGAAACAGAAACCTACAAAACCCGCACCGAACATCCTTCGCGAGATCCAAGCGAACAAAGTCCTACCGGTATATCTCCTCTGTGGCGAGGAAAGTTTCCTCATTGAAGGAACCCTCAAACAGATGCTTGATCACCTCTTGTCCCCTGAAACACGCGATTTTAACCTCACCTTTCTTGATGGCACTGATATAACAATTCGAGAAATTCTCAGTCAAGTTGACCTCTACCCAGTCATGTCAAAATGGCGAGTCGTTGTCGTTCGCGACGCTCCCTTTTTTAAAACCCAACAACGCACAACACCGATAACGCTCCTCCGAAATGCGTTCAAAATTGAAATTACAGATCCACAAAAATCTATCTCTACAATGGCAAAAGTATTAGAAGTGAGTCCTCAACAAATCGCCGAACTGCATTTTGACTTCGCAAACGCAGTTGAAGCCCTCACTGATGAGTTAGGGACGAAATTAACCGACGAAGAGCGCGGGTTTTTACAACGCTTGCCGGGAATCGCCCAACAACTGGATATGCTTGGCACTGAAACCGGCACCAGTGATGACATTGACTTACTTCTTGAATGGCTGCAAGCCGATCTACCGGAAAATAGCGTTCTGATCTTTATAGTGCGTGGACCCGTGAACCAACGCAACCGACTCGTCAAAGCGATTGAGAGTGTAGGACGCTATAGGTCCTTTGATCCAGTGGAAGCCGGTCCATCGTTGAACCGCGACCCACTGTATAAAAAAGTCTCAGAAAAGTTCAGTGAATTCAATAAACAGATTACCCCCCGCGCTTTCACGCAACTCAGGACTCGCACCGGGGGCGATATGTACACAATTGCCGAAGCGATCAACAAGATCATTGATTTTGTGGGTGACAAGCGTCAAATTGACGAAAACGATATCCAGAATATCGTGACACAGAACACATTTGACAGTATCTTCGACCTCACCGATGCGATTGGAAGGCGATCCATCGGACAGGCACTGAAAAGTCTCCACGAGGTGTTAGCAAGCGGACAAGAACCCATTTTGGTTAATTCCACGATCACACGTCAATTCCGATTTGCCCTCCAAGCGAAGCTCATCGCAGACAGGAAAGGGATTAGACCCTTCCGAAGTCGGATGTCATTCTCGGTGTTTACGCAGAATATCTTTCAACCCCTTGTTGAAGAAGTCGGGCGTTTTTTGCCGAAGGCAGCGACACATAACATTCTGAAGCAGAACCCCTATGTCGCATACAAAGTTTTTCAGACACTCCACGCTTTCACTGCTGAGGAATTAGTCGTTGCGATTGAGAAAACCCTTATCGTGGATATCCAATTGAAAACAAGTGAACAAAATGAGACCGGTATTCTGGAGCAATTAGTGTGTGAACTTTGCACCACCCCGAGATAG